One region of Marivirga arenosa genomic DNA includes:
- a CDS encoding tetratricopeptide repeat protein yields MAVIYEIKERRVIPNWRDFKRTLQLGELSQSNKSAEPIILNIDRSIEDWKQGKNIGTAADLINSAFVSGIQNFEVKQAIEFIKSDQQKASSSLLDLIKLIELDSPTPAVISNNSLLEIDVDTVNEFQAFINNKSFHKVINKTKNRTKNELRNPIIWVELARLYTMRGHEHKAENAILTALHLAPNNRFVLRSATRFFIHQEKFDQALFYLRKAEGLKDDPWLISAHIATSSIMGRFSPLIKEGKRLLDSNNFSDYELTELSSSLGTLEFKDGSFKKAKGFFEKSMKMPNDNSLAQLEWVSKDEQRFQINPFQFDKVINPFEARALELYERGNWKDAFYNSIKWFLDMPFSKRPALLGSYIAGSLLKDKNAAIILCQVGLQANPYDPTLLNNMVYNLATSDNQQMLDTYVRQMMEIDIKGLPNESKITFQATLGLVSLKRGDTELGMKMYKVAIQNATNIRNDYLKNLAIANFAMELINLNSPEQTTYVDLVKNMRISEKHKDLLQLQSEILEKIKTQPNTS; encoded by the coding sequence ATGGCCGTTATCTATGAAATAAAAGAAAGGAGAGTTATTCCAAATTGGAGAGACTTCAAACGAACTCTTCAATTAGGTGAATTAAGCCAATCAAATAAATCGGCTGAGCCAATCATTTTGAACATTGATCGCTCAATTGAAGATTGGAAACAGGGTAAAAACATTGGAACTGCTGCAGATTTAATCAATTCAGCTTTTGTTTCAGGCATCCAAAATTTCGAAGTAAAACAAGCCATTGAATTCATAAAATCTGATCAACAAAAAGCTTCATCTAGTCTTTTGGATTTAATTAAACTTATTGAATTAGACTCGCCAACGCCTGCTGTTATATCGAACAATTCACTTTTAGAAATTGATGTTGACACTGTAAATGAATTTCAAGCATTTATTAATAACAAGTCATTTCATAAAGTAATAAATAAGACTAAAAATCGCACAAAAAACGAACTTAGAAATCCTATAATTTGGGTTGAATTAGCAAGACTATATACAATGAGAGGGCACGAACATAAAGCCGAAAACGCCATTCTTACTGCTCTTCATCTCGCTCCTAATAATAGATTCGTTCTTAGGTCAGCTACAAGATTTTTTATTCATCAAGAAAAATTTGACCAAGCTCTTTTTTATCTCAGAAAAGCTGAAGGATTAAAAGATGACCCTTGGCTAATTTCTGCACACATTGCCACTTCCTCTATAATGGGAAGGTTTTCTCCATTGATTAAAGAAGGTAAAAGATTGCTTGATTCTAATAATTTCTCAGATTACGAACTTACCGAACTTTCAAGTTCTCTTGGTACACTAGAATTTAAAGATGGTTCATTCAAAAAGGCAAAAGGTTTTTTTGAGAAATCTATGAAAATGCCGAATGATAATAGCTTAGCTCAACTTGAATGGGTTTCAAAAGATGAGCAAAGATTTCAAATTAATCCTTTTCAGTTTGATAAGGTAATTAACCCTTTCGAAGCTAGGGCTCTCGAATTATATGAAAGAGGTAATTGGAAAGATGCATTTTACAATTCCATTAAATGGTTTTTGGATATGCCTTTTTCCAAACGTCCAGCCTTACTTGGCTCATACATTGCAGGTTCCCTACTAAAAGATAAAAACGCGGCAATTATTTTGTGTCAAGTTGGACTACAAGCAAACCCTTATGATCCGACATTACTTAATAACATGGTCTATAATCTAGCTACTTCTGACAATCAACAGATGCTAGATACGTATGTACGTCAAATGATGGAAATTGATATTAAAGGCCTTCCAAATGAGAGCAAAATAACTTTCCAAGCAACTTTGGGTCTTGTTTCTCTAAAAAGAGGAGACACTGAGTTAGGAATGAAAATGTATAAAGTTGCCATTCAAAACGCAACCAATATTAGAAATGATTACTTAAAGAATTTGGCGATAGCAAACTTTGCAATGGAGCTTATTAATCTGAATTCTCCAGAACAAACGACATATGTAGACTTGGTAAAAAATATGAGAATTTCAGAAAAACATAAGGACTTGCTACAACTTCAAAGTGAAATCTTAGAAAAAATAAAAACGCAGCCCAACACGAGCTAA